TGGTCCACGACCTTCTCGCCGAGAGGTTCTGGAAGGGGCACCCGCTCGGGAGGCCGGTTATCGGCACCGACCGTACGGTCGGCTCCATAAAGAGGGAGGACGTGGTCGAGTACTTCAAGAGGCGTTACCATTCGGGCAGTCTCTTCGTAACGGCGGCCGGGGGGCTCAACGCCGCCCGGACGGTCAGGCGTCTTAGTTCCGCCCTGCGGGGGTTCGCCCCAGGCAAGGCGTCCGGACGGACCGCGCCGCCCGTCCCGTGCCCAGGGGCCAAAATCGTAAAGAGGGACCTGGAGCAGGCGCACTTCTGCATAGGGGTCCCGGCCTTCGCCCGGACCAAGGCCGCCCGCTACAGGCTCTATATACTTAACACCATCCTCGGCAGCGGCATGAGCTCACGGCTCTTCCAGGAGATAAGGGAGAAGAAGGGGCTGGCCTACTCGGTATACTCCTACCTGAACCTCTGCCGGGACGCCGGGTCGCTCGTGGCATACGCCGGGACGTCGAAGG
This sequence is a window from Thermodesulfobacteriota bacterium. Protein-coding genes within it:
- a CDS encoding pitrilysin family protein, with translation MSRTKKSLLPGGINVITEEMPDVESSSIGFWVTTGSRDESPREAGISHFIEHLLFKGTERRTALDIAKEIESVGGVLNAFTGREYTCFYAKVLNKDLPLAIDLLADMLRNSKFDRAEIEKERMVIRQEIKMIEDTPDDLVHDLLAERFWKGHPLGRPVIGTDRTVGSIKREDVVEYFKRRYHSGSLFVTAAGGLNAARTVRRLSSALRGFAPGKASGRTAPPVPCPGAKIVKRDLEQAHFCIGVPAFARTKAARYRLYILNTILGSGMSSRLFQEIREKKGLAYSVYSYLNLCRDAGSLVAYAGTSK